Proteins from one Enterobacter bugandensis genomic window:
- a CDS encoding organic hydroperoxide resistance protein: MSLEKVVYTAKAKATGGRDGRATSSDGVLDVKLGVPKEMGGMGGEVTNPEQLFAAGYSACFLGAMKFVATRDKFTLPKEAFIEGEVGIGPLPTGFGIEAKLNIHVEGMDPAEAKKLVDAAHIVCPYSNATRGNIDVILNIIA; the protein is encoded by the coding sequence ATGTCTTTAGAAAAAGTTGTTTATACCGCCAAAGCAAAAGCAACCGGGGGCCGTGACGGCCGCGCGACCTCTTCCGATGGAGTTCTGGACGTTAAACTGGGCGTGCCCAAAGAGATGGGCGGTATGGGTGGAGAAGTCACGAACCCTGAGCAGCTGTTTGCTGCGGGTTACTCTGCCTGCTTCCTGGGCGCGATGAAGTTTGTGGCGACTCGCGACAAATTTACCCTGCCAAAAGAGGCGTTTATTGAAGGCGAAGTGGGTATCGGCCCGCTGCCGACCGGTTTTGGTATCGAAGCAAAACTGAATATCCACGTTGAAGGTATGGATCCTGCGGAAGCCAAAAAGCTGGTCGATGCGGCGCATATCGTTTGCCCGTACTCTAACGCGACCCGTGGCAACATCGACGTGATCCTGAATATTATCGCGTGA
- the dnaC gene encoding DNA replication protein DnaC — MKNVGDLMKRLQKMMPANVKPAFTTGEELLAWQKEQGKIRAAALARENRAMKMQRTFNRSGIRPLHQNCSFDNYKIETSGQMNALAAARQYVDEFDGNIASFIFSGKPGTGKNHLAAAICNELLLRGKSVLIITVADIMSAMKDTFSNRETSEEQLLNDLSNVDLLVIDEIGVQTESRYEKVIINQIVDRRSSSKRPTGMLTNHNIDEMTRLLGERVMDRMKLGNSLYVIFDWDSYRSRVTGKEY; from the coding sequence ATGAAGAACGTCGGCGACCTGATGAAACGTCTGCAAAAGATGATGCCAGCCAACGTGAAGCCCGCCTTCACCACGGGTGAAGAGCTGCTGGCGTGGCAAAAGGAGCAAGGTAAAATTCGTGCCGCCGCGCTCGCCCGCGAAAACCGGGCAATGAAAATGCAGCGCACCTTTAACCGCTCCGGTATTCGTCCCCTGCATCAGAACTGCTCGTTTGATAACTATAAAATTGAGACCAGCGGGCAGATGAACGCGCTCGCCGCCGCGCGTCAGTACGTGGATGAATTTGACGGCAATATCGCCAGCTTCATTTTTAGCGGCAAGCCGGGCACAGGTAAAAACCACCTCGCGGCCGCCATCTGCAACGAACTGCTTCTGCGCGGTAAATCGGTCCTCATCATCACCGTGGCCGATATCATGTCCGCCATGAAAGACACCTTCAGCAACCGTGAAACCAGCGAAGAGCAGCTTCTTAACGATCTGAGCAATGTCGATCTACTGGTCATCGACGAGATTGGCGTTCAGACCGAATCCCGTTATGAAAAGGTCATCATTAACCAGATAGTCGATCGCCGCTCTTCGTCCAAACGTCCCACCGGGATGCTGACGAACCACAACATTGACGAGATGACCCGCTTACTGGGTGAACGCGTCATGGACCGCATGAAGCTGGGCAACAGTCTGTATGTCATTTTCGACTGGGACAGTTACCGCAGCCGCGTCACCGGCAAAGAGTATTAA
- a CDS encoding DUF2501 domain-containing protein, with protein MKKQILISTFLGALLVTGAAQAASWQESLSSAANELTKESSSAQGGLSASSLTSLLSNSSQSLSADTMNNAAGILEYCAKQKLASVTDAQNVKNQVLGKLGLDTQEQKADTSYMDGIQGLLNAQNGQQLNLSTLGNSALAKQVKTKACDLVLKQGVNFIS; from the coding sequence ATGAAAAAACAGATTCTTATCAGCACCTTTTTAGGCGCGCTGCTGGTTACCGGCGCAGCACAAGCGGCTTCGTGGCAGGAGTCCCTGTCAAGCGCCGCGAATGAGCTGACCAAAGAGAGCAGCAGCGCCCAGGGCGGGCTCTCGGCCTCTTCTCTCACCAGCCTGCTGAGCAACAGTTCCCAGAGCCTGAGCGCGGACACGATGAACAACGCGGCGGGGATTCTGGAATATTGCGCTAAGCAAAAGCTGGCCTCGGTGACCGACGCGCAAAACGTGAAAAACCAGGTGCTGGGTAAACTGGGTCTCGACACGCAGGAGCAAAAAGCGGATACCAGCTATATGGACGGCATTCAGGGCCTGCTTAACGCGCAAAACGGCCAACAGCTTAACCTGAGCACCCTCGGCAACTCCGCCCTGGCAAAACAGGTGAAAACCAAAGCCTGCGATCTGGTGCTGAAACAAGGCGTTAATTTCATCTCCTGA
- a CDS encoding TetR family transcriptional regulator has protein sequence MANSGSEHPDHSEESSLKEKIFQSAIALFAEFGLNGARMEQIAEKAGTTKRMVVYHFKNKENLYLLVLEYVYTQIRASEKALSLADMPPVEALVHLVEATFDYHAGHPDYIRIICMENMQRGRFMQQSNYLRQVNRSALDLLEGILRRGKEKQLFSQTVDARDLHRLISSFSFHYVANSYTFTLLFEEGADEQAQRQHYRKMAVQVALRYTCP, from the coding sequence GTGGCTAACTCTGGCAGCGAACACCCCGATCACAGTGAAGAATCGAGCCTGAAAGAGAAAATTTTTCAGAGCGCTATCGCGCTGTTTGCCGAATTTGGACTGAACGGCGCCCGCATGGAGCAGATCGCGGAGAAAGCAGGTACCACCAAACGCATGGTCGTTTACCATTTTAAAAACAAAGAAAATCTCTACCTGCTCGTCCTGGAGTACGTTTACACCCAAATTCGTGCCAGTGAAAAGGCGCTTAGCCTGGCGGATATGCCTCCCGTCGAAGCGCTGGTCCATCTGGTTGAAGCCACCTTTGACTATCATGCCGGCCACCCGGATTACATCCGCATTATCTGCATGGAAAACATGCAGCGCGGCCGTTTCATGCAGCAGTCAAACTATCTGCGGCAGGTCAACCGCAGCGCGCTCGACCTGCTGGAAGGTATCCTGCGTCGGGGCAAAGAAAAACAGCTTTTCAGCCAGACGGTTGACGCCCGCGACCTTCACCGTCTGATCAGCAGCTTCAGCTTTCACTACGTTGCCAACAGCTACACCTTCACCCTGCTGTTTGAAGAGGGTGCAGACGAGCAGGCCCAGCGCCAGCACTACCGTAAAATGGCCGTTCAGGTGGCGCTGCGTTATACCTGCCCCTAA
- the dnaT gene encoding primosomal protein DnaT translates to MSSRILTTSIAGIDAFMRDPRGVLTHAEGGTVAVFADNAPAFYAITPERLAQLLEIEAQMSRPASDVTLDNQFFEEPVNTPLTVPMGKFVLYAGWQPDADFQRQAALWGIALTQPATAEELAAFIAWWQAEGKVFTHIQWQQKLARHLQITRASNNGQPKRDINTFSEPDKQIPSGFRGAK, encoded by the coding sequence ATGTCCTCCAGAATTCTGACCACCAGCATTGCTGGCATTGATGCCTTTATGCGCGACCCACGCGGTGTGTTGACCCACGCCGAAGGCGGCACGGTTGCGGTTTTTGCCGACAACGCGCCGGCGTTTTACGCAATCACGCCGGAACGTCTGGCGCAGCTTCTGGAGATCGAAGCGCAGATGTCACGTCCGGCAAGCGACGTCACGCTGGATAACCAGTTTTTTGAAGAACCGGTTAATACCCCGCTAACCGTTCCGATGGGCAAATTTGTCCTGTACGCGGGCTGGCAGCCTGACGCAGATTTTCAGCGGCAGGCAGCATTGTGGGGCATTGCGTTAACTCAGCCAGCCACCGCGGAAGAGCTCGCCGCGTTTATCGCCTGGTGGCAGGCGGAAGGCAAAGTGTTCACCCACATTCAGTGGCAGCAAAAGCTCGCGCGTCATCTTCAAATTACCCGCGCCAGTAACAATGGCCAGCCTAAGCGCGATATCAACACGTTTTCAGAACCGGATAAACAGATCCCAAGTGGATTCCGAGGTGCGAAATGA
- a CDS encoding threonine/serine exporter produces MGVIDFLLALAQDMALAAIPAVGFAMVFNVPQRALPWCALLGAIGHGSRMVMMTAGFNIEWSTFIASMLVGSIGIQWSRWYLAHPKVFTVAAVIPMFPGISAYTAMISAVKISHFGYTEPQMILLLSNFLKASSIVGALSIGLSIPGLWLYRKRPRV; encoded by the coding sequence GATTTTCTGCTGGCGCTGGCACAGGACATGGCCCTGGCGGCCATTCCTGCCGTCGGCTTTGCGATGGTATTTAACGTTCCGCAACGCGCTCTGCCGTGGTGTGCGCTGCTGGGCGCAATTGGCCACGGCTCGCGAATGGTGATGATGACGGCGGGCTTTAACATCGAATGGTCGACGTTTATCGCCTCTATGCTGGTCGGCAGCATCGGTATTCAGTGGTCGCGCTGGTATCTGGCGCATCCGAAAGTGTTCACCGTCGCCGCCGTTATCCCGATGTTCCCCGGCATATCTGCCTATACGGCGATGATTTCCGCGGTGAAAATCAGCCATTTTGGCTACACCGAGCCGCAGATGATCCTTCTCCTTAGCAACTTTCTTAAGGCGTCCTCCATCGTCGGTGCGCTCTCTATCGGGCTGTCGATACCCGGGCTATGGCTCTACCGCAAACGCCCGCGCGTTTGA
- a CDS encoding MarR family winged helix-turn-helix transcriptional regulator, with the protein MNAKTNDTTAALLLDNQLCFALYSANLALNKLYRQLLAPLNLTYPQYLVMLVLWEQDDVTVSDIGERLFLDSATLTPLLKRLESAGLINRHRSRKDERQVAVTLTEAGRELQQQALGIPHAVGCAAQCDTDTMLALKQQLELLRQQIQRA; encoded by the coding sequence ATGAACGCAAAAACGAACGACACGACCGCTGCGCTCCTGCTGGATAACCAGCTCTGTTTTGCCCTCTATTCAGCAAATCTGGCGCTTAATAAGCTGTACCGGCAACTGCTGGCGCCGCTAAACCTGACATACCCGCAATATCTGGTGATGCTGGTGCTGTGGGAGCAGGATGACGTGACGGTGTCGGACATCGGTGAACGGCTGTTCCTTGACTCCGCAACGCTGACGCCGCTTCTGAAGCGTCTGGAAAGCGCAGGGCTAATCAACCGCCACCGCTCGCGTAAAGATGAACGTCAGGTCGCCGTCACGCTGACTGAAGCCGGACGTGAACTTCAGCAGCAGGCACTGGGTATCCCTCACGCGGTGGGGTGCGCCGCACAGTGTGATACCGACACCATGCTGGCGCTCAAGCAGCAGTTGGAACTTTTACGACAACAGATTCAACGCGCGTAA
- the opgB gene encoding phosphatidylglycerol--membrane-oligosaccharide glycerophosphotransferase — protein MSEFISLILFLASVGVYAWKAGRNTWWFIATLVVLGIFIVLNITLYASDYFTGDGINDAVLYTLTNSLTGAGVGKYILPGLGLIVALVTIFGALAWVLRRRRHLPHHHGYSLLALFLALASVDASPAFHQITELVKSQSRDGDPDFVAYYKEPSKTIANPKLNLVYIYGESLERTYFDNDAFPNLTPELGALKNEGLDFSHTMQLPGTDYTIAGMVASQCGIPLFAPFEGNASASMSTFFPQNICLGDILKNSGYENYFMQGANLRFAGKDVFLKSHGFDHLYGSEELKTTVADPTYRNDWGFYDDTVLDETWKKFEELSRAGKRFSLFALTVDTHHPDGFVSRTCKRKSYDVDGKNNKSFSAVTCSQEHIAALVEKIKASPWFKNTVIVVSSDHLAMKNSAWDQLSKQDRSNLFFVLRGDQPQQELIATKRNSMDNGATVLDILGGDNFIGLGRSTLSGQSLSEVFLNMKEKILAWKPDIIRLWNFPKEMKDFTVDRDKNTVAFSGSNFRLPLLVRVSDSRVEPLPESEYSAPLRFQLADFAPRDNFVWIDRCYKMGQLWSQPLALSTDWCVSQGQLGGEQTVQHVDKAQWKGKTAFKDTVIDTARYQHNIDMLKIVDNDIRYKADSFIFNVAGAPEEVKQFSGISRPESWGRWSNAQLGNEVKIEYTHPLPEQFDLVITARAYGPNANKPVPVRVGDQEQTLTLGNDVSTHTLHFENPSRSSTLVIVPPDPQSTNEGNILGHSPRQLGIGMVEIKIVSKAG, from the coding sequence TTGTCAGAATTCATCTCTCTTATCCTTTTTCTGGCTTCCGTCGGCGTTTATGCCTGGAAAGCCGGCCGTAACACCTGGTGGTTTATCGCCACGCTGGTGGTGCTCGGCATTTTTATCGTTTTAAACATTACCTTATACGCCAGCGATTACTTCACCGGCGACGGCATTAACGATGCTGTGCTCTACACCCTGACGAACAGCCTGACGGGCGCGGGAGTAGGTAAATACATCCTTCCGGGGCTGGGACTGATCGTGGCGCTGGTGACGATTTTCGGCGCGCTCGCCTGGGTGCTGCGCCGCCGTCGCCATCTTCCTCACCATCATGGCTACAGCCTGCTGGCGCTTTTCCTGGCGCTGGCCTCCGTCGACGCCAGCCCCGCGTTTCATCAGATCACCGAGCTTGTAAAATCCCAGTCGCGCGACGGCGATCCGGACTTCGTGGCCTACTATAAAGAGCCGTCGAAAACGATCGCCAACCCGAAGCTCAACCTGGTCTACATCTACGGTGAAAGCCTGGAGCGCACCTACTTTGATAACGATGCGTTTCCGAACCTCACGCCGGAACTGGGCGCGCTGAAAAACGAAGGCCTCGATTTCAGCCACACCATGCAGTTACCCGGCACGGATTACACTATCGCCGGGATGGTGGCCTCCCAGTGCGGTATCCCGCTGTTCGCACCTTTTGAAGGCAACGCCTCCGCCTCGATGTCGACGTTCTTCCCGCAGAATATTTGCCTGGGCGATATCCTGAAAAACTCCGGCTATGAAAACTACTTTATGCAGGGAGCAAACCTGCGCTTTGCCGGAAAAGATGTGTTCCTGAAATCCCACGGTTTTGACCACCTGTATGGCTCAGAAGAGTTAAAAACGACGGTTGCCGATCCCACCTACCGCAACGACTGGGGCTTCTATGACGATACGGTGCTGGACGAAACCTGGAAGAAATTCGAGGAACTTTCCCGTGCCGGGAAGCGTTTTTCTCTCTTTGCGCTGACGGTAGATACGCACCATCCGGACGGGTTCGTCTCGCGCACCTGTAAGCGAAAAAGCTATGACGTGGACGGCAAAAACAACAAGTCTTTCAGCGCCGTGACCTGTAGCCAGGAGCACATCGCCGCGCTGGTCGAGAAAATCAAAGCCTCGCCCTGGTTTAAAAACACCGTCATCGTCGTATCGTCTGACCATCTGGCGATGAAAAACAGCGCGTGGGACCAGCTCAGCAAGCAGGATCGCAGCAACCTGTTCTTCGTGCTGCGCGGCGACCAGCCGCAGCAGGAGTTAATCGCCACCAAACGCAACTCCATGGATAACGGCGCAACCGTGCTGGACATTCTGGGGGGCGACAACTTTATTGGCCTCGGGCGCAGCACGCTGTCGGGGCAATCCCTGTCGGAAGTGTTCCTCAACATGAAGGAGAAAATCCTCGCCTGGAAGCCCGACATCATCCGCCTGTGGAATTTCCCGAAAGAGATGAAAGACTTCACCGTCGATCGGGATAAAAACACCGTTGCCTTCTCCGGCAGCAATTTCCGCCTGCCGCTGCTGGTGCGCGTGTCGGATAGTCGCGTCGAACCGCTGCCGGAAAGCGAGTATTCCGCACCGCTGCGCTTCCAGCTGGCCGATTTCGCCCCTCGCGATAACTTCGTCTGGATTGACCGGTGTTACAAAATGGGTCAGCTCTGGTCGCAGCCGCTGGCGCTCTCTACGGACTGGTGCGTCTCTCAGGGCCAGCTTGGCGGGGAGCAAACCGTGCAGCATGTCGACAAAGCCCAGTGGAAAGGCAAAACTGCCTTTAAAGATACGGTGATTGATACGGCTCGCTATCAGCACAACATCGACATGCTGAAAATCGTCGACAACGACATCCGCTATAAAGCGGACAGCTTTATCTTTAACGTGGCCGGCGCGCCCGAAGAGGTGAAGCAGTTTAGCGGCATCTCCCGTCCGGAGTCGTGGGGACGCTGGTCAAACGCGCAGCTGGGTAACGAGGTGAAAATTGAGTACACCCATCCGCTGCCGGAGCAATTTGATCTGGTGATCACGGCCAGGGCGTACGGGCCTAACGCGAATAAACCTGTACCGGTGCGCGTGGGCGATCAAGAGCAGACGCTTACGCTTGGAAATGACGTAAGCACTCACACCCTGCATTTTGAGAATCCATCGCGCAGCAGTACCCTGGTGATTGTGCCGCCAGACCCGCAGTCCACCAATGAAGGAAATATTCTCGGCCATTCACCGCGCCAGCTCGGGATCGGCATGGTCGAAATCAAAATCGTCAGCAAAGCGGGTTAA